One window of the Ananas comosus cultivar F153 linkage group 21, ASM154086v1, whole genome shotgun sequence genome contains the following:
- the LOC109726268 gene encoding B3 domain-containing protein Os02g0598200-like isoform X3 — MLASTYIYRLIKFIPPKFGRTINDLIGEIVYLEDSEGNSSEVKICTINGSLAFQQGWREFVLDHSIETGEFLVFQHISRSLFSVKIYSISACERVHFHGKDESDNAIKKRKMIGSLENKLHLPKQIGNSEDMEGGCFLAAENPGIKEVEVKFVPSESTNGEIVVTNSVKFMEIETARQISPPSCPEAREVDEDSECKRELYLFESLTLKNERSTDDKEKISADGNNCGRSKTAAEAECSKLGSNFTIPGHFQEPKREDENLTQQESRHEKLIDDHNDQEMVDSKRQCLTDIPDEKHSMILPEEKVKKSDATEEWVCHNVDEDLADELEDVKAINVDMFLDEKDDDICCNRSTAMPEEKTLHCEKFGQDPCTKSITTKPEVPSKKEDPIPVVSAGNLQQGTSGVDVKQEDACEPANIPNVFPKEEMSICLATDENCGPVKTEDLDFDESPLPKSIKFSFSLSSTAQNWLELSERLPTQWGRKRLERKVIILEDPSMRLWPVLYQESDMFQGFSSGWGAFARANNLQEGDLCELVEVANESGQVCHVQISKVLRLA, encoded by the exons ATGCTTGCCTCTACATATATTTATAGACTTATAAAG TTCATACCGCCTAAGTTTGGAAGAACCATAAATGACTTAATCGGTGAGATTGTGTATCTGGAAGATTCAGAAGGGAATTCCTCAGAGGTTAAGATCTGCACGATAAATGGTTCGTTGGCTTTCCAACAAGGATGGCGTGAGTTTGTGTTGGATCATTCTATAGAAACTGGAGAATTTCTGGTATTTCAACACATTAGTAGGTCCTTATTCTCTGTCAAGATATACAGCATAAGTGCATGTGAGAGGGTACATTTTCATGGGAAAGACGAAAGTGATAATGCTATAAAGAAAAGGAAGATGATCGGCTCATTAGAAAACAAGTTGCATCTTCCTAAACAAATCGGAAATTCTGAGGATATGGAAGGTGGTTGCTTTCTTGCTGCTGAAAATCCAGGGATAAAAGAAGTTGAAGTTAAATTCGTTCCTTCTGAGTCGACTAACGGCGAAATTGTTGTAACTAACTCAGTTAAGTTTATGGAGATAGAAACAGCAAGACAAATTTCTCCTCCATCCTGTCCAGAGGCACGTGAAGTTGACGAAGATTCAGAGTGCAAACGGGAACTATATCTCTTTGAATCCCTTACATTGAAAAACGAGCGCTCCACTGATGACAAAGAGAAAATATCTGCGGATGGAAATAATTGTGGAAGATCCAAAACTGCGGCAGAAGCTGAATGTTCGAAGTTAGGATCCAATTTCACTATTCCTGGACACTTTCAAGAACCAAAGAGAGAGGATGAGAATCTTACACAGCAGGAAAGTAGGCATGAGAAACTAATAGATGATCACAATGACCAAGAGATGGTGGATAGTAAAAGACAGTGTTTAACTGACATTCCGGATGAGAAGCACAGCATGATTCTACCGGAggagaaagttaaaaaaagtgaTGCCACTGAGGAGTGGGTATGCCATAATGTTGATGAGGACTTAGCTGATGAACTTGAAGATGTCAAAGCTATCAATGTCGATATGTTCTTAGATGAAAAGGATGATGACATATGCTGCAATAGAAGTACAGCGATGCCTGAAGAGAAAACCCTGCATTGTGAAAAATTTGGTCAAGATCCTTGCactaaaa GTATTACTACGAAACCAGAAGTGCCATCGAAAAAGGAAGATCCTATTCCGGTTGTAAGTGCTGGGAATCTCCAACAAGGTACATCTGGTGTGGATGTCAAGCAAGAAGATGCATGCGAACCAG CAAACATTCCTAATGTCTTTCCAAAAGAAGAGATGTCCATTTGTCTTGCGACTGATGAAAATTGTGGTCCTGTGAAGACCGaagatttggattttgatgaATCTCCATTGCCAAAGTCAATTAAATTCAGCTTTTCGTTATCTTCCACAGCTCAGAACTGGCTT GAGTTGTCGGAAAGGTTGCCCACTCAATGGGGAAGGAAGAGACTAGAGAGGAAAGTTATAATCCTTGAAGATCCCTCTATGAGACTTTGGCCGGTCCTTTACCAAGAGAGCGACATGTTTCAAGGCTTTAGTAGTGGCTGGGGAGCTTTTGCCAGAGCAAACAATCTTCAAGAAGGAGATCTTTGCGAGCTGGTTGAAGTTGCCAACGAATCGGGGCAGGTTTGTCATGTGCAAATATCAAAAGTTTTGAGGCTTGCTTGA
- the LOC109726268 gene encoding B3 domain-containing protein Os02g0598200-like isoform X2, which yields MMMMGSCSSTPHSFFRVMLGNFQDIMFIPPKFGRTINDLIGEIVYLEDSEGNSSEVKICTINGSLAFQQGWREFVLDHSIETGEFLVFQHISRSLFSVKIYSISACERVHFHGKDESDNAIKKRKMIGSLENKLHLPKQIGNSEDMEGGCFLAAENPGIKEVEVKFVPSESTNGEIVVTNSVKFMEIETARQISPPSCPEAREVDEDSECKRELYLFESLTLKNERSTDDKEKISADGNNCGRSKTAAEAECSKLGSNFTIPGHFQEPKREDENLTQQESRHEKLIDDHNDQEMVDSKRQCLTDIPDEKHSMILPEEKVKKSDATEEWVCHNVDEDLADELEDVKAINVDMFLDEKDDDICCNRSTAMPEEKTLHCEKFGITTKPEVPSKKEDPIPVVSAGNLQQGTSGVDVKQEDACEPANIPNVFPKEEMSICLATDENCGPVKTEDLDFDESPLPKSIKFSFSLSSTAQNWLELSERLPTQWGRKRLERKVIILEDPSMRLWPVLYQESDMFQGFSSGWGAFARANNLQEGDLCELVEVANESGQVCHVQISKVLRLA from the exons atgatgatgatgggttCTTGTTCTTCCACTCCTCATTCCTTCTTTAGGGTCATGCTTGGTAATTTCCAAGATATCATG TTCATACCGCCTAAGTTTGGAAGAACCATAAATGACTTAATCGGTGAGATTGTGTATCTGGAAGATTCAGAAGGGAATTCCTCAGAGGTTAAGATCTGCACGATAAATGGTTCGTTGGCTTTCCAACAAGGATGGCGTGAGTTTGTGTTGGATCATTCTATAGAAACTGGAGAATTTCTGGTATTTCAACACATTAGTAGGTCCTTATTCTCTGTCAAGATATACAGCATAAGTGCATGTGAGAGGGTACATTTTCATGGGAAAGACGAAAGTGATAATGCTATAAAGAAAAGGAAGATGATCGGCTCATTAGAAAACAAGTTGCATCTTCCTAAACAAATCGGAAATTCTGAGGATATGGAAGGTGGTTGCTTTCTTGCTGCTGAAAATCCAGGGATAAAAGAAGTTGAAGTTAAATTCGTTCCTTCTGAGTCGACTAACGGCGAAATTGTTGTAACTAACTCAGTTAAGTTTATGGAGATAGAAACAGCAAGACAAATTTCTCCTCCATCCTGTCCAGAGGCACGTGAAGTTGACGAAGATTCAGAGTGCAAACGGGAACTATATCTCTTTGAATCCCTTACATTGAAAAACGAGCGCTCCACTGATGACAAAGAGAAAATATCTGCGGATGGAAATAATTGTGGAAGATCCAAAACTGCGGCAGAAGCTGAATGTTCGAAGTTAGGATCCAATTTCACTATTCCTGGACACTTTCAAGAACCAAAGAGAGAGGATGAGAATCTTACACAGCAGGAAAGTAGGCATGAGAAACTAATAGATGATCACAATGACCAAGAGATGGTGGATAGTAAAAGACAGTGTTTAACTGACATTCCGGATGAGAAGCACAGCATGATTCTACCGGAggagaaagttaaaaaaagtgaTGCCACTGAGGAGTGGGTATGCCATAATGTTGATGAGGACTTAGCTGATGAACTTGAAGATGTCAAAGCTATCAATGTCGATATGTTCTTAGATGAAAAGGATGATGACATATGCTGCAATAGAAGTACAGCGATGCCTGAAGAGAAAACCCTGCATTGTGAAAAATTTG GTATTACTACGAAACCAGAAGTGCCATCGAAAAAGGAAGATCCTATTCCGGTTGTAAGTGCTGGGAATCTCCAACAAGGTACATCTGGTGTGGATGTCAAGCAAGAAGATGCATGCGAACCAG CAAACATTCCTAATGTCTTTCCAAAAGAAGAGATGTCCATTTGTCTTGCGACTGATGAAAATTGTGGTCCTGTGAAGACCGaagatttggattttgatgaATCTCCATTGCCAAAGTCAATTAAATTCAGCTTTTCGTTATCTTCCACAGCTCAGAACTGGCTT GAGTTGTCGGAAAGGTTGCCCACTCAATGGGGAAGGAAGAGACTAGAGAGGAAAGTTATAATCCTTGAAGATCCCTCTATGAGACTTTGGCCGGTCCTTTACCAAGAGAGCGACATGTTTCAAGGCTTTAGTAGTGGCTGGGGAGCTTTTGCCAGAGCAAACAATCTTCAAGAAGGAGATCTTTGCGAGCTGGTTGAAGTTGCCAACGAATCGGGGCAGGTTTGTCATGTGCAAATATCAAAAGTTTTGAGGCTTGCTTGA
- the LOC109726268 gene encoding B3 domain-containing protein Os02g0598200-like isoform X1, producing the protein MMMMGSCSSTPHSFFRVMLGNFQDIMFIPPKFGRTINDLIGEIVYLEDSEGNSSEVKICTINGSLAFQQGWREFVLDHSIETGEFLVFQHISRSLFSVKIYSISACERVHFHGKDESDNAIKKRKMIGSLENKLHLPKQIGNSEDMEGGCFLAAENPGIKEVEVKFVPSESTNGEIVVTNSVKFMEIETARQISPPSCPEAREVDEDSECKRELYLFESLTLKNERSTDDKEKISADGNNCGRSKTAAEAECSKLGSNFTIPGHFQEPKREDENLTQQESRHEKLIDDHNDQEMVDSKRQCLTDIPDEKHSMILPEEKVKKSDATEEWVCHNVDEDLADELEDVKAINVDMFLDEKDDDICCNRSTAMPEEKTLHCEKFGQDPCTKSITTKPEVPSKKEDPIPVVSAGNLQQGTSGVDVKQEDACEPANIPNVFPKEEMSICLATDENCGPVKTEDLDFDESPLPKSIKFSFSLSSTAQNWLELSERLPTQWGRKRLERKVIILEDPSMRLWPVLYQESDMFQGFSSGWGAFARANNLQEGDLCELVEVANESGQVCHVQISKVLRLA; encoded by the exons atgatgatgatgggttCTTGTTCTTCCACTCCTCATTCCTTCTTTAGGGTCATGCTTGGTAATTTCCAAGATATCATG TTCATACCGCCTAAGTTTGGAAGAACCATAAATGACTTAATCGGTGAGATTGTGTATCTGGAAGATTCAGAAGGGAATTCCTCAGAGGTTAAGATCTGCACGATAAATGGTTCGTTGGCTTTCCAACAAGGATGGCGTGAGTTTGTGTTGGATCATTCTATAGAAACTGGAGAATTTCTGGTATTTCAACACATTAGTAGGTCCTTATTCTCTGTCAAGATATACAGCATAAGTGCATGTGAGAGGGTACATTTTCATGGGAAAGACGAAAGTGATAATGCTATAAAGAAAAGGAAGATGATCGGCTCATTAGAAAACAAGTTGCATCTTCCTAAACAAATCGGAAATTCTGAGGATATGGAAGGTGGTTGCTTTCTTGCTGCTGAAAATCCAGGGATAAAAGAAGTTGAAGTTAAATTCGTTCCTTCTGAGTCGACTAACGGCGAAATTGTTGTAACTAACTCAGTTAAGTTTATGGAGATAGAAACAGCAAGACAAATTTCTCCTCCATCCTGTCCAGAGGCACGTGAAGTTGACGAAGATTCAGAGTGCAAACGGGAACTATATCTCTTTGAATCCCTTACATTGAAAAACGAGCGCTCCACTGATGACAAAGAGAAAATATCTGCGGATGGAAATAATTGTGGAAGATCCAAAACTGCGGCAGAAGCTGAATGTTCGAAGTTAGGATCCAATTTCACTATTCCTGGACACTTTCAAGAACCAAAGAGAGAGGATGAGAATCTTACACAGCAGGAAAGTAGGCATGAGAAACTAATAGATGATCACAATGACCAAGAGATGGTGGATAGTAAAAGACAGTGTTTAACTGACATTCCGGATGAGAAGCACAGCATGATTCTACCGGAggagaaagttaaaaaaagtgaTGCCACTGAGGAGTGGGTATGCCATAATGTTGATGAGGACTTAGCTGATGAACTTGAAGATGTCAAAGCTATCAATGTCGATATGTTCTTAGATGAAAAGGATGATGACATATGCTGCAATAGAAGTACAGCGATGCCTGAAGAGAAAACCCTGCATTGTGAAAAATTTGGTCAAGATCCTTGCactaaaa GTATTACTACGAAACCAGAAGTGCCATCGAAAAAGGAAGATCCTATTCCGGTTGTAAGTGCTGGGAATCTCCAACAAGGTACATCTGGTGTGGATGTCAAGCAAGAAGATGCATGCGAACCAG CAAACATTCCTAATGTCTTTCCAAAAGAAGAGATGTCCATTTGTCTTGCGACTGATGAAAATTGTGGTCCTGTGAAGACCGaagatttggattttgatgaATCTCCATTGCCAAAGTCAATTAAATTCAGCTTTTCGTTATCTTCCACAGCTCAGAACTGGCTT GAGTTGTCGGAAAGGTTGCCCACTCAATGGGGAAGGAAGAGACTAGAGAGGAAAGTTATAATCCTTGAAGATCCCTCTATGAGACTTTGGCCGGTCCTTTACCAAGAGAGCGACATGTTTCAAGGCTTTAGTAGTGGCTGGGGAGCTTTTGCCAGAGCAAACAATCTTCAAGAAGGAGATCTTTGCGAGCTGGTTGAAGTTGCCAACGAATCGGGGCAGGTTTGTCATGTGCAAATATCAAAAGTTTTGAGGCTTGCTTGA
- the LOC109726268 gene encoding B3 domain-containing protein At4g34400-like isoform X4: MMMMGSCSSTPHSFFRVMLGNFQDIMFIPPKFGRTINDLIGEIVYLEDSEGNSSEVKICTINGSLAFQQGWREFVLDHSIETGEFLVFQHISRSLFSVKIYSISACERVHFHGKDESDNAIKKRKMIGSLENKLHLPKQIGNSEDMEGGCFLAAENPGIKEVEVKFVPSESTNGEIVVTNSVKFMEIETARQISPPSCPEAREVDEDSECKRELYLFESLTLKNERSTDDKEKISADGNNCGRSKTAAEAECSKLGSNFTIPGHFQEPKREDENLTQQESRHEKLIDDHNDQEMVDSKRQCLTDIPDEKHSMILPEEKVKKSDATEEWVCHNVDEDLADELEDVKAINVDMFLDEKDDDICCNRSTAMPEEKTLHCEKFGQDPCTKSITTKPEVPSKKEDPIPVVSAGNLQQGTSGVDVKQEDACEPANIPNVFPKEEMSICLATDENCGPVKTEDLDFDESPLPKSIKFSFSLSSTAQNWL; encoded by the exons atgatgatgatgggttCTTGTTCTTCCACTCCTCATTCCTTCTTTAGGGTCATGCTTGGTAATTTCCAAGATATCATG TTCATACCGCCTAAGTTTGGAAGAACCATAAATGACTTAATCGGTGAGATTGTGTATCTGGAAGATTCAGAAGGGAATTCCTCAGAGGTTAAGATCTGCACGATAAATGGTTCGTTGGCTTTCCAACAAGGATGGCGTGAGTTTGTGTTGGATCATTCTATAGAAACTGGAGAATTTCTGGTATTTCAACACATTAGTAGGTCCTTATTCTCTGTCAAGATATACAGCATAAGTGCATGTGAGAGGGTACATTTTCATGGGAAAGACGAAAGTGATAATGCTATAAAGAAAAGGAAGATGATCGGCTCATTAGAAAACAAGTTGCATCTTCCTAAACAAATCGGAAATTCTGAGGATATGGAAGGTGGTTGCTTTCTTGCTGCTGAAAATCCAGGGATAAAAGAAGTTGAAGTTAAATTCGTTCCTTCTGAGTCGACTAACGGCGAAATTGTTGTAACTAACTCAGTTAAGTTTATGGAGATAGAAACAGCAAGACAAATTTCTCCTCCATCCTGTCCAGAGGCACGTGAAGTTGACGAAGATTCAGAGTGCAAACGGGAACTATATCTCTTTGAATCCCTTACATTGAAAAACGAGCGCTCCACTGATGACAAAGAGAAAATATCTGCGGATGGAAATAATTGTGGAAGATCCAAAACTGCGGCAGAAGCTGAATGTTCGAAGTTAGGATCCAATTTCACTATTCCTGGACACTTTCAAGAACCAAAGAGAGAGGATGAGAATCTTACACAGCAGGAAAGTAGGCATGAGAAACTAATAGATGATCACAATGACCAAGAGATGGTGGATAGTAAAAGACAGTGTTTAACTGACATTCCGGATGAGAAGCACAGCATGATTCTACCGGAggagaaagttaaaaaaagtgaTGCCACTGAGGAGTGGGTATGCCATAATGTTGATGAGGACTTAGCTGATGAACTTGAAGATGTCAAAGCTATCAATGTCGATATGTTCTTAGATGAAAAGGATGATGACATATGCTGCAATAGAAGTACAGCGATGCCTGAAGAGAAAACCCTGCATTGTGAAAAATTTGGTCAAGATCCTTGCactaaaa GTATTACTACGAAACCAGAAGTGCCATCGAAAAAGGAAGATCCTATTCCGGTTGTAAGTGCTGGGAATCTCCAACAAGGTACATCTGGTGTGGATGTCAAGCAAGAAGATGCATGCGAACCAG CAAACATTCCTAATGTCTTTCCAAAAGAAGAGATGTCCATTTGTCTTGCGACTGATGAAAATTGTGGTCCTGTGAAGACCGaagatttggattttgatgaATCTCCATTGCCAAAGTCAATTAAATTCAGCTTTTCGTTATCTTCCACAGCTCAGAACTGGCTT taA